A genomic region of Anopheles coustani chromosome 3, idAnoCousDA_361_x.2, whole genome shotgun sequence contains the following coding sequences:
- the LOC131272363 gene encoding uncharacterized protein LOC131272363 — translation MSSENETDLAVCEAKILFRQLKPFPTIDETNGYKIDTRHFIEASNQIIDAMGCFGKLFSPVVKDMRQNVQKVADKFKQNETLFMYLEDLILKDANGKDVPFDTVTDGLLWLKRAFEMIEMFFRNMLADETRSEQVKPHLREAYETCLLPYHGFLAQKAFQLLHLYVPSRTSLLGTTETNADNLMALKEFLEGFRANLTHLNDFYTKHDLHRTYKA, via the exons agcgaaaacgaaaccgaCCTAGCCGTTTGTGAGGCAAAGATCCTCTTCCGCCAGCTGAAACCCTTTCCAACGATCGACGAGACCAATGGCTACAAAATAGACACCCGACACTTCATCGAAGCGTCGAATCAGATCATAGATGCCATGG GATGCTTTGGTAAACTTTTTTCCCCGGTCGTGAAAGACATGAGACAAAATGTACAG AAAGTTGCTGATAAgttcaaacaaaatgaaacattgttCATGTACTTGGAGGATTTAATTCTTAAAGATGCGAACGGCAAAGATGTTCCGTTCGATACGGTGACCGATGGATTACTGTGGCTCAAAAG GGCGtttgaaatgattgaaatgttCTTTCGCAACATGCTGGCGGATGAAACGCGTAGCGAACAGGTGAAACCGCACCTCCGGGAAGCGTACGAAACGTGTTTACTGCCGTATCATGGATTTTTAGCCCAGAAAGCCTTTCAG CTGCTTCATTTGTACGTTCCCAGTCGAACGTCGCTACTGGGCACAACGGAGACCAACGCGGACAATTTGATGGCGTTGAAGGAGTTTCTTGAGGGTTTCCGAGCAAATTTAACCCACCTGAATGATTTCTACACGAAGCATGACTTACATAGAACTTACAAAGCGTAG